ATCATAGGCGCATTTACAGCCATATTCTTCAAGAGGTTCAAGAGATATAAGGCGGCGCAGAATGAAAAATAGGGAATCTGGTATGGCGGATACAGACTCATAGCTGAACCAATAAATGAGTTTATAAAGAATCGATATATATCAATGGTTAGCAAGATGCGTGGCGGGTGATATATATCGGCTGGTGAAGGGAAAAGATACATATGAAGAACATAGTCGCGGGCATACTGGCCCACGTTGATTCAGGCAAGACCACACTCTCCGAGGCGATGCTATACCAGACTGGACGTATCAGAAAGCTTGGACGTGTGGATCATCAGGATACATACCTTGACACGGACAGTCAGGAAAAGGACAGAGGAATAACCATATTTTCAAAGCAGGCGGAGCTTACCTATGAGGACATGCATATAGCTTTGCTTGACACTCCGGGGCATGTGGATTTCGGCACGGAGATGGAGAGGACACTGCAGGTTCTTGATTATGCGGTTCTGGTCATCAATGGCATGGACGGAGTGCAGAGCCACACGGAGACACTGTGGAAACTGCTTGAGAGATATGAGATTCCTGTATTTATATTTGTAAATAAGATGGACATGACGGGGTATGACAGGGAGTATCTCATGGACAATATCAGACACAGACTGAGTGATGGCTGTGTCGATTTTTTATGTGAAGATGCTGGTGAACACATAGCCATGTGCGATGAGAATATGCTAGAGAGATTCCTCGAGACCGGGGAAAACCGGGAAGATGACATAGCTAAGGCTGTGGCAGACAGAAAGCTGTTTCCTTGTTATTTTGGTTCGGCACTTAAAAATGATGGTGTGGCTGAGCTGCTGGATGGAATGAACAGATATGTGACGGAGCCTCGGCGAACGGATGAATTTGGAGCCAGGGTATTTAAAATCGGCCGTGATGACAAAGGAGAGAGGCTGACCTATATGAAGATCACAGGGGGAACCCTGAGACTAAAGGATGTACTCACGCTTACAGGCAGACAAGGCGAGGAAACACTTGAAAAGGTAAATCAGATAAGGGTATACTCCGGTGCAAAGTATGACATGGTGGATCATGTCACTGCGGGCTGTGTATGTGCTGTTCCGGGACTGGTGAATACCTACGGCAGACAGGGAATCGGTGCCTGCCCGGATGGAGAGCTTCCAAGTCTGGAGCCGGTTCTCAGCTATAAGGTTATGTACCCGACTGATGTGGATGCGGTCACGATGGTGTCAAAGCTCAGACAGCTTGAGGAAGAGGATCCATTGCTGCAGGTGCAGTGGAATGAGGCAGCCGGTGAGATATACATCAAGGTCATGGGACAGGTGCAGCTGGAGGTTGTGGCGCAGATGGTCAGAGACAGATTTGGCATAGCCATCACGTACGGTCAGGGCAGGATAACATACAAAGAGACGATCGCAGCTCCGGTCATGGGAGTGGGACATTTTGAACCGCTCAGACACTATGCTGAAGTACATTTGCTGCTTGAACCTATGGAAAATGGCAGCGGTATGTGCTTTGACAGCATTTGCAGCGAGGATGTGCTGGACAAGAACTGGCAGAGATTGATCCTGACTCATCTACAGGAAAGGGAATTCAGAGGGGTGCTGACGGGATCCCCGATCACGGATATGAAGATAACTATCACCGCAGGCAGGGCACATCAGAAACACACTGAGGGCGGAGATTTCAGGCAGGCGACATACAGGGCTGTGAGACAGGGACTTATGATGGCGGAAAGTGTCTTGCTTGAACCTGTGTATGCATTTAAAATAGAGGTGCCGCAGGAGTATGCGGGCAGAGTGCTTGCTGACATAGTGAAGATGAGCGGCAGCATGGACGGACAGGAGATCGCAGGCGAGACAACGGTTATCACTGGACATGCTCCGGTATACACTATGAGAGAGTATTACAGTGAGCTCACGGCATTTTCTAGAGGTACAGGCAGGCTTCAGGTGGATATAGACGGC
This sequence is a window from Coprococcus eutactus. Protein-coding genes within it:
- a CDS encoding translation factor GTPase family protein — its product is MKNIVAGILAHVDSGKTTLSEAMLYQTGRIRKLGRVDHQDTYLDTDSQEKDRGITIFSKQAELTYEDMHIALLDTPGHVDFGTEMERTLQVLDYAVLVINGMDGVQSHTETLWKLLERYEIPVFIFVNKMDMTGYDREYLMDNIRHRLSDGCVDFLCEDAGEHIAMCDENMLERFLETGENREDDIAKAVADRKLFPCYFGSALKNDGVAELLDGMNRYVTEPRRTDEFGARVFKIGRDDKGERLTYMKITGGTLRLKDVLTLTGRQGEETLEKVNQIRVYSGAKYDMVDHVTAGCVCAVPGLVNTYGRQGIGACPDGELPSLEPVLSYKVMYPTDVDAVTMVSKLRQLEEEDPLLQVQWNEAAGEIYIKVMGQVQLEVVAQMVRDRFGIAITYGQGRITYKETIAAPVMGVGHFEPLRHYAEVHLLLEPMENGSGMCFDSICSEDVLDKNWQRLILTHLQEREFRGVLTGSPITDMKITITAGRAHQKHTEGGDFRQATYRAVRQGLMMAESVLLEPVYAFKIEVPQEYAGRVLADIVKMSGSMDGQEIAGETTVITGHAPVYTMREYYSELTAFSRGTGRLQVDIDGYQPCHNTEEVLAERHYDPELDRFNPSSSVFCAHGAGYLVDWYDVYENMHVKEDPGFEISGQLGYTEDGDVTDIPVNRPGKSVSDMSITDEELSEIFARTFGGDYKDKDVALNGRFRRTTSEYKVNGTSSRGSDGTAGGGASAGTAGDSSNSGYRGNGQYNKSQSRDRQPGNGPVVGSRPADRGIATPGAFKRRKSGEDYVIVDGYNVIFAWDTLRELSEHNIDSARGKLMDILSNYQGYMNCHLIVVFDGYKVKDNKGERFPYDDIEVVYTKEGETADAHIEKLTHELARKHKVTVVTSDGLEQIVTMGQGAIRMSSRDFKLEVERVNEHLRENYLKND